In one Microcoleus sp. bin38.metabat.b11b12b14.051 genomic region, the following are encoded:
- a CDS encoding TIGR02450 family Trp-rich protein has translation MPKKQKFPYLVGSRWTSHQKTWGWRHFQVVNRKNEGKWVFAEMVASCDPNVRFWMNAQQLKDRSLWQAGWQSTQELEDLEAVE, from the coding sequence GTGCCTAAAAAACAAAAATTTCCTTATTTAGTTGGTTCCCGATGGACTTCCCACCAAAAAACTTGGGGCTGGCGCCACTTTCAAGTAGTCAACCGCAAAAACGAAGGTAAATGGGTATTTGCAGAAATGGTGGCATCTTGCGATCCGAATGTCCGTTTTTGGATGAACGCCCAACAGCTTAAAGACCGATCGCTCTGGCAAGCTGGATGGCAGTCTACACAAGAATTAGAGGATTTAGAAGCTGTAGAATAA
- a CDS encoding ABC transporter ATP-binding protein yields MTAAVSLQNACKIYNKIPVVNDLSFAIESGEMFGLLGPNGAGKSTTIRMLTTLTKPSSGQIEVAGYDVMRQSLQVKQSIGVVLQQTSVDTELSVWENMEFHGRMHHIPNPKRQQLIKQWLGYVELTERRDDLVKTLSGGMKRRLQIARALLHEPQILFLDEPTVGLDPQTRRRLWEIILDLNKQGMTMLLTTHYMDEVEYLCDRIGIMDGGKLIQLGTLAQLRQEHGQGLVMKQIGDRWEYKFFPTLEAANLYLDAKEDKTGMMVRPSNLEDIFVELTGRQLD; encoded by the coding sequence ATGACTGCTGCTGTTTCCCTGCAAAATGCCTGCAAAATATACAATAAAATCCCTGTTGTCAATGACCTTTCGTTCGCGATTGAATCCGGAGAAATGTTCGGGCTGCTGGGCCCCAACGGTGCTGGAAAATCGACGACTATTCGGATGCTGACTACCCTGACTAAACCCAGCAGCGGTCAAATTGAGGTAGCTGGATATGACGTGATGCGCCAAAGCTTGCAAGTGAAACAGTCTATCGGCGTTGTGCTCCAACAAACCAGCGTTGATACTGAGCTTTCAGTCTGGGAAAATATGGAGTTTCACGGGCGGATGCACCACATCCCCAACCCGAAACGGCAACAGTTGATTAAACAGTGGTTGGGATATGTAGAATTAACAGAAAGGCGAGATGATTTAGTTAAAACTTTGTCGGGCGGAATGAAGCGGAGATTGCAAATTGCCCGAGCGCTTTTGCACGAGCCGCAAATCTTATTTTTGGATGAACCAACTGTAGGGTTAGACCCGCAAACGCGGCGCCGGTTGTGGGAAATTATTCTAGACTTGAACAAGCAGGGAATGACGATGCTGTTGACGACGCATTATATGGATGAAGTTGAGTATTTGTGCGATCGCATCGGGATTATGGACGGCGGTAAGTTGATTCAATTGGGAACGCTGGCTCAACTGCGACAGGAACACGGTCAAGGATTGGTGATGAAGCAAATAGGCGATCGCTGGGAATACAAGTTTTTTCCGACTTTGGAAGCAGCTAATTTATATCTGGATGCCAAAGAAGATAAGACGGGGATGATGGTTCGTCCTTCTAATTTGGAGGATATTTTTGTAGAACTGACTGGACGACAGTTAGATTGA
- the scpB gene encoding SMC-Scp complex subunit ScpB: protein MTRLATTIEAILYLKGQPVSIAEISEIAQCDRSDAEDAIIELMSDSGRRDSALEVVETPTGYSLQLREEFASLMQTLIPPELGVGALRTLAAIALKGGIAQPDLVNLRGSGAYQQVQELVEMGFVRKRKPTEGRSYWLQVTDKFHRYFQVDQLPKQLQIDFQANLYPSNDE, encoded by the coding sequence ATGACTCGCTTAGCCACAACCATAGAAGCTATACTTTACCTCAAAGGTCAGCCGGTGTCGATCGCAGAAATTTCTGAGATTGCCCAGTGCGATCGCTCCGACGCTGAAGATGCCATTATCGAACTGATGTCTGACTCCGGACGCCGCGACAGTGCCCTAGAAGTCGTGGAAACGCCGACGGGATACAGCCTGCAACTGAGAGAAGAGTTTGCCAGTTTAATGCAAACTTTGATACCTCCAGAATTAGGTGTGGGAGCTTTGCGGACGCTGGCGGCGATCGCCCTCAAAGGCGGCATCGCGCAGCCAGATTTAGTTAATTTGAGGGGTTCAGGAGCTTACCAACAAGTGCAGGAACTGGTGGAAATGGGTTTCGTGCGGAAGCGGAAGCCAACAGAGGGGCGATCGTATTGGCTCCAAGTGACGGATAAGTTTCATCGGTACTTTCAAGTGGATCAACTCCCAAAACAATTGCAAATTGACTTTCAGGCAAATTTGTACCCAAGCAATGACGAGTAG
- a CDS encoding DUF760 domain-containing protein: protein MVFHPDFESSNAQQTATNPLLKYLQHQSPEVLARIAKSASPEIKEIISHNVQGLVGVLPSDNFNVQITTDRENLAGLLASAMMTGYFLRQIEQRMQLEENIASTSSIQPNSSKEK, encoded by the coding sequence ATGGTTTTTCACCCTGACTTTGAAAGTTCCAATGCCCAACAAACCGCAACCAATCCACTTCTGAAGTACCTCCAACACCAATCTCCGGAGGTTCTAGCCCGCATCGCCAAGTCCGCCAGCCCAGAAATCAAAGAGATTATCTCTCACAACGTTCAAGGACTTGTCGGTGTCTTGCCTTCAGACAATTTTAACGTTCAAATTACCACAGACCGCGAAAACTTAGCAGGTTTGCTAGCTTCAGCGATGATGACAGGCTATTTTCTCAGACAAATTGAGCAGAGGATGCAGCTAGAAGAAAATATAGCAAGCACGAGTTCGATTCAACCAAACTCTTCCAAAGAAAAGTAA
- a CDS encoding HhoA/HhoB/HtrA family serine endopeptidase has translation MSLSFKQLTLYVTLLSIGGGIGWLGNRYLQDSNNLETGSVLPVVRQQIPPYASPPIQENRPVDRTNPNFIAEAAEKVGPAVVRIDASSKVTNQVPEAFKNPLFRRFFGDNLPQPEERVKRGTGSGFILTPDGRIVTNAHVVSGTDTVKVTLKDGREFEGKVQGVDPLTDVAVVKINGKELPQVALGRSDNIVPGQWAIAIGNPLGLDNTVTVGIISATGRTSSQVGIPDKRVRFIQTDAAINPGNSGGPLLNDQGEVIGINTAIRADAQGLGFAIPIETAKRVSDQLFAKGKAEHPYLGIQMLSLTPATKAEVNKQFDNKITIDKGVAVTRVVENSPAQKADLRAGDVIQKVDGIAVNSPGDVQERVENTAVGKELEVEINRSGQVQKLKVRPEAFPLSGSPAGG, from the coding sequence ATGAGTTTATCTTTTAAGCAGTTGACCCTTTATGTGACTTTGCTGTCAATTGGGGGAGGCATCGGCTGGTTGGGGAATCGCTATCTGCAAGACTCCAACAATCTAGAAACCGGATCTGTTTTACCTGTGGTGCGCCAGCAAATCCCGCCCTATGCGTCTCCTCCAATTCAGGAAAATCGCCCAGTCGATCGCACCAATCCCAATTTTATTGCTGAAGCAGCCGAAAAAGTCGGCCCGGCTGTAGTGCGCATTGACGCATCCAGCAAGGTGACGAATCAAGTGCCCGAAGCTTTCAAAAATCCTTTGTTTCGCCGGTTTTTTGGGGACAATTTGCCGCAGCCGGAAGAACGAGTCAAGCGCGGTACTGGTTCGGGGTTTATTCTCACTCCTGACGGACGCATCGTGACTAATGCTCACGTCGTCTCGGGGACGGATACTGTTAAGGTGACTCTCAAAGACGGCCGCGAGTTTGAGGGTAAGGTGCAGGGCGTAGATCCGCTGACGGATGTGGCTGTTGTGAAAATTAATGGTAAGGAATTGCCGCAGGTGGCTTTGGGTCGATCGGACAATATTGTACCGGGACAGTGGGCGATCGCGATCGGCAATCCTTTAGGTCTCGACAATACCGTGACTGTGGGCATTATCAGCGCCACCGGTAGAACCAGTTCTCAAGTCGGCATCCCCGACAAGCGAGTCCGGTTCATCCAAACCGACGCCGCCATCAACCCCGGCAATTCCGGTGGCCCTTTGCTCAACGACCAAGGCGAAGTCATTGGCATCAATACAGCCATCCGCGCCGACGCTCAAGGCTTGGGATTTGCAATTCCGATCGAAACCGCCAAACGAGTCTCCGACCAGCTATTCGCCAAAGGAAAAGCCGAACATCCTTATCTCGGCATTCAAATGCTGAGCTTGACTCCCGCCACCAAGGCAGAAGTTAACAAACAGTTCGACAATAAAATTACGATCGACAAAGGCGTAGCCGTGACGCGAGTCGTGGAAAATTCCCCCGCTCAAAAAGCCGACCTGCGTGCCGGAGACGTAATTCAAAAAGTTGACGGAATTGCGGTTAACAGCCCCGGAGACGTGCAGGAACGGGTGGAAAACACCGCTGTGGGCAAAGAACTCGAAGTAGAAATTAACCGTTCTGGTCAAGTTCAGAAACTTAAAGTACGTCCAGAGGCTTTTCCCTTATCCGGTAGCCCCGCCGGTGGTTAG
- a CDS encoding glutamate-5-semialdehyde dehydrogenase: MIIQDFSHSSDGANVARRAYQASLELAATKSGDRAAALQAMAIALKRRQNDILEANTLDLEASRDMAIPELIVDWLKLTPERIKTTVQILQRLGEMPDPIGRVINASYQVDRCQVYCQSLPLGAIALIYEAFPELGAIAAGLCLKSANSLILKGGSESWQTNGVIGEALMSAIDEVGLPSGCLQVLPPDRGASIRDLVTQDQYLNLIIPYGRPSLVQQVVRLCTAPVLRSAMGNCYLYWSPTGSLEMARWMILDSHQSVPDPVNAIEKVLIDRNQKPSSLVRLWNSLKEKGFQISADADLIADFPELKLAEPYEWTQPYLNKTIAFKVVDSLEIAIGWINRYSSGHADAIATESYLESRQFALDVNSASTFINASPRFWRYQNRGDAIFLGMSNQKGYRRGLIGLDTLTTIKEIVQGNGLF; encoded by the coding sequence ATGATAATACAGGATTTTAGTCATTCATCAGATGGGGCAAATGTCGCCCGCCGCGCTTATCAAGCTTCTTTGGAGTTGGCGGCGACAAAGAGTGGCGATCGCGCTGCTGCTTTGCAAGCGATGGCGATCGCGCTCAAACGCCGACAAAATGACATTTTAGAAGCGAATACTCTGGATCTCGAAGCCAGTCGCGATATGGCGATTCCCGAGTTGATTGTGGACTGGCTGAAGCTGACACCGGAACGGATTAAGACAACTGTCCAAATTCTGCAACGCTTGGGGGAAATGCCAGATCCGATCGGCAGGGTGATCAATGCTTCTTATCAAGTTGATCGCTGTCAAGTGTACTGTCAATCGCTGCCGCTGGGCGCGATCGCCTTAATTTACGAGGCGTTTCCCGAGTTAGGGGCGATCGCGGCCGGTTTGTGTCTCAAAAGCGCTAACAGCTTGATTCTCAAAGGTGGCAGCGAAAGCTGGCAAACTAATGGTGTAATTGGAGAAGCTTTGATGTCGGCGATCGATGAGGTTGGTTTGCCCTCAGGATGCTTGCAGGTACTGCCGCCGGATCGGGGCGCTTCGATTCGGGATTTAGTCACTCAAGACCAATATCTCAATTTAATTATTCCCTACGGCAGGCCGAGTTTGGTGCAGCAGGTGGTGAGGCTGTGCACGGCGCCCGTGTTGCGATCGGCAATGGGCAATTGCTACCTGTATTGGTCGCCGACTGGTAGTTTGGAGATGGCAAGGTGGATGATTTTGGACAGCCATCAAAGCGTCCCCGATCCGGTAAATGCGATCGAGAAAGTCCTGATCGATCGCAATCAAAAGCCTTCTTCCTTAGTCAGGCTGTGGAACAGTTTAAAAGAAAAAGGCTTTCAAATTAGCGCCGACGCCGATTTGATAGCAGATTTCCCCGAGTTGAAGCTGGCTGAACCTTACGAGTGGACTCAACCGTATTTAAACAAAACCATCGCCTTTAAAGTTGTCGATAGTTTAGAAATTGCGATCGGCTGGATCAACCGCTACAGTAGCGGCCACGCTGACGCCATCGCCACAGAATCTTACCTAGAAAGCCGCCAATTTGCGTTGGATGTGAACAGTGCCTCAACATTCATTAATGCCTCGCCTCGGTTTTGGCGCTATCAAAATCGCGGAGATGCGATATTTTTGGGAATGTCCAACCAAAAAGGTTATCGTCGGGGATTAATTGGTTTAGATACACTCACAACAATTAAAGAAATTGTTCAAGGAAACGGACTATTTTAG
- a CDS encoding fatty acid desaturase produces MNSEQTLISLDETVDRETLIHQSAYIKKLRPLLPPEAFEPDSSKLAILLINLGILLLGWGIADNLDRWPVYFLWLYLPLAAIMGNSIIVLLFSSHDLMHGSVQKKSALTYPIAFLGLSMLLMPPTQWKSLHNLVHHNTTNSLADPDRNYLHQQPDTWGKWIQNLFVPSVEVNPLWLIVGMAGSWAVHNFRNVSSVLLFNDKSVDYVPAAFTVSKKDRLTIALECLGILAIHLCILFYLDFNPIKVTLAYILPIAIGHAGAMFYIFTNHMGCRMTSINDPLINSASLRVPKIFDLLHFNFSYHTEHHIFPSINSNYYPMVQELLEIHYPQRMNLIDAGEAWRLLRETPRHYKDEVTFTDSLGKISVNCSILEEYKG; encoded by the coding sequence ATGAATTCTGAACAAACGCTCATTTCTTTAGACGAGACAGTCGATCGCGAAACGCTAATTCACCAATCGGCATACATTAAAAAATTGCGTCCGCTGCTGCCGCCAGAGGCCTTTGAACCAGACTCTAGCAAGTTAGCAATCCTGTTAATCAATCTGGGAATTCTCTTGCTGGGATGGGGAATTGCCGACAATCTCGATCGCTGGCCTGTCTATTTTTTATGGCTTTACTTACCTTTAGCCGCGATTATGGGCAATAGTATCATAGTTTTGCTATTTAGCTCCCACGATTTGATGCACGGCAGCGTTCAGAAAAAGTCTGCCCTGACTTATCCGATCGCCTTTTTGGGCCTAAGTATGCTATTGATGCCACCTACTCAGTGGAAATCGCTGCACAACCTAGTACACCACAATACCACCAATTCCCTAGCAGACCCCGATCGCAATTACCTGCACCAACAGCCGGATACTTGGGGAAAATGGATTCAAAATCTATTTGTACCCTCGGTAGAAGTCAATCCGCTGTGGTTGATTGTCGGGATGGCTGGATCGTGGGCGGTGCATAACTTCCGCAACGTGTCCTCGGTGTTGTTATTCAACGATAAATCTGTGGATTACGTGCCGGCTGCCTTTACAGTTAGCAAAAAAGATAGATTGACGATCGCCCTAGAGTGTTTGGGCATCTTGGCAATTCATCTGTGCATCTTGTTCTACCTAGACTTTAACCCGATTAAAGTTACTCTGGCATACATTTTGCCGATCGCGATCGGTCATGCAGGAGCAATGTTTTACATCTTTACCAACCATATGGGTTGTCGGATGACTAGCATTAACGATCCGCTGATCAATAGTGCTTCGTTGCGGGTTCCTAAAATATTTGACCTGCTGCACTTCAATTTCTCTTACCACACAGAGCACCACATTTTCCCCAGCATCAACTCAAACTATTACCCAATGGTGCAAGAGTTGTTAGAAATTCACTATCCCCAGCGGATGAATTTAATCGATGCTGGGGAAGCTTGGCGGTTGCTGAGGGAAACGCCGCGGCATTACAAAGATGAAGTTACCTTCACTGATTCCCTAGGAAAAATATCAGTTAATTGCAGTATTCTGGAAGAATACAAAGGCTAA
- a CDS encoding lipoxygenase family protein, giving the protein MKPSLPQDDSNKQQRSDYLNQQQQAYQFDFNSLSPLALLKTVPAIENFSSDYIGERIIATSELAINMLAVQARSFLDPLDELQDYEDFFPVFRLPQVAKTYQTDRSFAEQRLSGANPMVLRLLDPSDARAETIAKVAAAQPLLELPKLLRDKCIYVADYTGTDGNYRAPARIQGGTYEKGRKYLPKPRAFFAWRWTGVRDRGEMVPIAIQLDPKPGSHIYTPSDPPLNWLFAKLCVQTADANHHEMSSHLGRTHLVMEPIAIVTARQLAENHPLSLLLKPHFRFMLTNNNLARTQLIAPGGPVDELLAGTLPETIEIGREACTNWSLDQFAFPAELKNRGMENTTQLPHYPYRDDGLLLWNAIKTFVSGYLKFFYPTKQKITDDSELQRWAQELSSKTGGKVKGMPPRIDDVQQLIDIATTVIFTCGPQHSAVNYTQHQYMSFAANMPLAAYRDIPGITKSGVPEVITEINILQLLPPFKKAAEQLRILFTLSAYKYDRLGYYDRSFRDLYRATFDEVFDGTPIPQLVRQFQQDLNVAEQKIDANNKKRLVPYVALKPSLVINSISI; this is encoded by the coding sequence ATGAAACCTTCCCTTCCTCAAGACGATAGCAACAAACAACAGCGCAGCGATTACTTAAATCAGCAGCAACAAGCTTATCAGTTTGACTTTAACAGTTTGTCGCCTTTGGCATTATTAAAAACTGTGCCAGCGATTGAGAATTTTTCGAGCGACTATATTGGAGAACGGATAATAGCAACCTCTGAACTTGCTATAAATATGTTGGCCGTTCAAGCGAGATCGTTTCTAGATCCTCTCGACGAGCTCCAAGACTATGAAGACTTCTTTCCCGTATTCCGGCTGCCTCAAGTTGCCAAGACTTACCAAACCGATCGCTCTTTTGCCGAACAGCGCTTATCCGGGGCAAATCCGATGGTGCTTCGCCTCTTAGATCCCAGCGACGCTCGGGCAGAGACGATCGCCAAAGTGGCAGCCGCACAGCCATTATTGGAACTCCCCAAACTGTTGCGAGATAAATGTATTTACGTTGCCGATTACACGGGTACTGATGGAAACTATCGCGCCCCTGCTCGAATTCAAGGAGGAACCTATGAAAAAGGCCGGAAATACTTGCCGAAACCCCGTGCTTTCTTCGCTTGGCGGTGGACGGGAGTGCGCGATCGCGGCGAAATGGTACCTATTGCCATTCAACTAGATCCTAAACCGGGCAGCCATATCTACACGCCTTCAGATCCGCCGCTCAATTGGTTGTTTGCCAAACTCTGCGTGCAAACAGCAGATGCCAATCACCACGAAATGAGCTCGCATTTAGGTCGAACTCATCTGGTTATGGAACCGATCGCGATCGTCACAGCCCGACAGCTAGCTGAAAATCATCCCCTCAGCTTACTGCTCAAACCCCACTTTCGCTTCATGTTGACCAACAACAATCTCGCACGCACTCAATTGATCGCCCCTGGAGGCCCCGTCGATGAGTTGCTGGCAGGAACCTTGCCAGAGACAATAGAAATAGGTAGAGAAGCTTGCACTAACTGGAGCCTAGATCAATTTGCCTTCCCGGCGGAACTAAAAAATCGCGGCATGGAAAACACAACTCAATTGCCTCACTATCCTTACCGAGATGACGGATTGCTGCTGTGGAACGCGATTAAAACCTTTGTCTCCGGCTATCTCAAATTCTTTTACCCGACAAAACAGAAAATTACTGATGATAGCGAACTGCAACGCTGGGCGCAAGAATTATCCTCCAAGACTGGAGGTAAAGTCAAAGGAATGCCGCCGCGCATTGACGATGTTCAACAATTGATTGATATTGCCACCACAGTGATTTTCACCTGCGGGCCGCAGCATTCTGCTGTGAATTATACCCAGCATCAATACATGAGTTTTGCCGCCAATATGCCTTTGGCTGCCTACCGCGACATTCCGGGAATTACCAAGTCAGGTGTTCCGGAAGTAATTACGGAAATAAATATTCTCCAGTTGCTGCCACCATTCAAAAAAGCTGCCGAACAACTGCGGATTCTGTTTACTCTGTCAGCTTATAAATATGACCGCTTGGGTTATTACGATCGCTCTTTTCGAGACCTCTACCGTGCCACCTTCGACGAGGTTTTTGATGGAACTCCGATCCCACAGTTGGTCAGGCAATTCCAGCAAGATTTGAATGTGGCCGAACAGAAAATTGATGCCAACAATAAAAAGCGATTAGTGCCATATGTTGCTCTCAAACCTTCTTTAGTGATCAATAGCATCAGCATCTAA
- a CDS encoding adenylate/guanylate cyclase domain-containing protein produces MPYIHYLPDDRAIEIDDDDIILEASRRAGIPHTHICGGSARCSTCRVLIVEGLEFCSPRNSAEDELAKKLRLEPEIRLACQTQVAGGKVILRRLAIDSEDLESFNDEMAGKFIHAPVGQEKKIAILFADIRGFTPFAESLLPYDVIYVLNRYFQKMGYAINRNGGMINNYMGDGFMALFGLENPDKAAEQAVRAGVDMLEELEKLNPYFETLYRHRLRIGIGIHCGLVVVGNLGAEQNQSVTAIGDAVNLASRIESANKQVGTSLLISEETYQEIKDLAIVNQRVSVKIPGKSGEYPLYEVVGMPPIPVEIEEISEVERSSIWQSFVKRLKRSFAAVRNWIRKLFGL; encoded by the coding sequence ATGCCATATATTCACTATCTGCCGGACGATCGCGCGATCGAGATAGACGACGACGATATAATTCTGGAAGCTTCGCGGAGGGCAGGCATTCCCCACACCCACATCTGCGGCGGTAGCGCCCGATGTTCGACTTGTCGCGTCTTGATTGTCGAAGGTTTGGAATTTTGCTCGCCCCGCAATTCAGCGGAAGATGAGCTGGCGAAAAAATTGCGTCTAGAGCCGGAAATTAGGCTGGCGTGTCAGACACAGGTGGCGGGCGGGAAGGTGATTTTGCGCCGACTGGCGATCGATTCTGAAGACTTGGAATCATTTAACGACGAAATGGCCGGAAAGTTTATTCATGCTCCGGTGGGTCAAGAAAAGAAAATTGCAATTTTGTTTGCCGATATTCGAGGGTTTACGCCGTTTGCAGAATCGCTGTTACCCTACGATGTAATTTATGTTTTAAATCGCTATTTCCAAAAAATGGGTTATGCGATCAACCGCAACGGCGGGATGATTAATAATTATATGGGCGACGGTTTTATGGCGCTGTTTGGGTTAGAAAATCCTGACAAGGCGGCGGAACAAGCGGTGAGGGCTGGGGTGGATATGCTGGAGGAACTAGAGAAACTCAATCCCTATTTTGAGACTTTATACCGTCACCGATTGCGGATTGGGATTGGGATTCACTGCGGTTTGGTGGTTGTGGGGAATCTGGGGGCCGAGCAAAATCAGTCGGTTACAGCGATCGGGGATGCGGTGAATTTGGCCAGCAGGATTGAATCTGCGAACAAGCAAGTGGGCACAAGTCTGTTGATTTCCGAGGAGACTTATCAGGAAATCAAGGATTTGGCGATCGTCAACCAGCGCGTATCAGTTAAAATCCCCGGAAAGAGCGGCGAATATCCGCTTTACGAAGTTGTCGGGATGCCACCGATACCCGTGGAAATTGAGGAGATTTCCGAGGTTGAGAGAAGTTCTATTTGGCAGAGTTTTGTCAAGAGATTAAAGCGTTCTTTTGCTGCGGTGCGAAATTGGATAAGGAAATTATTTGGATTGTAA
- the fabG gene encoding 3-oxoacyl-[acyl-carrier-protein] reductase — protein sequence MELLPESYQRLRGKVAVVTGASRGIGRAVALSLAAEGAKVAVNYASSSAAADEVVAEIIAAGGESVALAADVSKTDQVDALISKVMEKWGRIDILVNNAGITRDTLLLRMKLEDWQAVIDLNLTGVFLCTKAASKIMLKQRSGRIINIASVAGQMGNPGQANYSAAKAGVIGFTKTVAKELASRAITVNAVAPGFITTDMTKDVKSDEILKYIPLGRYGEVEEVAGMVKFLAADAAAAYVTGQVFNVDGGMVMA from the coding sequence ATGGAATTATTGCCAGAGTCATATCAGAGATTGCGGGGTAAAGTTGCCGTCGTCACCGGTGCATCCAGGGGCATCGGCCGCGCCGTCGCCTTAAGCTTAGCAGCAGAAGGCGCTAAAGTCGCTGTTAACTATGCGAGTTCCAGCGCTGCGGCTGATGAAGTCGTAGCAGAAATCATCGCAGCGGGCGGAGAATCTGTCGCCCTTGCAGCAGATGTCTCCAAAACTGACCAAGTAGATGCACTCATCAGCAAAGTCATGGAAAAATGGGGACGGATTGACATTTTGGTGAACAATGCCGGCATCACCCGCGATACTTTGCTGCTGCGGATGAAGCTAGAAGATTGGCAAGCCGTGATTGATTTGAATCTCACCGGCGTATTTTTGTGCACAAAAGCTGCCAGCAAAATCATGCTGAAACAGCGCAGCGGCCGAATTATTAATATTGCTTCGGTTGCCGGTCAAATGGGAAATCCCGGACAAGCTAATTACAGTGCGGCAAAAGCTGGAGTAATTGGATTTACTAAAACTGTGGCGAAAGAGTTGGCGAGTCGCGCAATTACTGTGAATGCGGTTGCACCTGGATTTATCACCACAGATATGACAAAAGATGTCAAATCTGATGAGATTTTAAAGTACATTCCGCTGGGAAGATACGGCGAAGTTGAGGAAGTTGCGGGGATGGTGAAGTTTTTGGCAGCGGATGCGGCGGCGGCCTATGTTACCGGGCAGGTTTTTAATGTTGATGGTGGCATGGTGATGGCTTAG
- the trxA gene encoding thioredoxin — MAVQKQFNSFEELLSSSELPVLVDFYATWCGPCQMMVPILEQVSGQTKDKLMVVKIDTDKYEQLASQHHIYALPTLVLFKNGVEVDRIEGVLQPAQLIDRLQPFL; from the coding sequence ATGGCAGTTCAAAAACAGTTCAACAGTTTTGAGGAGTTACTATCGAGCTCTGAGTTGCCTGTACTGGTAGATTTTTATGCTACTTGGTGCGGGCCTTGTCAGATGATGGTGCCGATTTTGGAGCAGGTGAGCGGTCAGACGAAAGATAAGCTGATGGTTGTTAAGATTGATACGGATAAGTACGAGCAGTTGGCGTCGCAGCATCACATTTATGCTTTGCCGACTTTGGTGCTGTTTAAGAATGGTGTTGAGGTCGATCGCATCGAGGGAGTATTGCAACCGGCGCAGTTGATCGATCGACTGCAACCTTTCTTGTAG
- the prmA gene encoding 50S ribosomal protein L11 methyltransferase: MAHSWWEIRILCDPALEDIIFWRMEQFNCRGTATEIKSNSCLISAYLPEEQARLLDLAALSLWLRQDALCAGVPVPAMQWNLIEEEDWGSSWKMHWQPQEVGDRFLINPAWLPIPTDIDRVVLRLDPGVAFGTGAHATTQLCLESLEMRLGFDDKECVVADIGCGSGILSIGAVLLGATKVYALDTDPLAVRSTISNRQLNRINPQQLVAELGSVDRLIEMTGGPIDGLMCNILAEVIIDLIPQFTAISKPTTWAVLSGILLDQAKPIADTLEQHGWIVATLWKRQDWCCFNIRRS; this comes from the coding sequence ATGGCACATAGCTGGTGGGAAATTAGAATTCTTTGCGATCCGGCGCTGGAAGATATCATCTTTTGGCGTATGGAACAATTTAATTGTCGCGGGACTGCGACTGAGATCAAAAGTAATTCCTGCCTGATTTCGGCTTATTTGCCCGAAGAACAGGCCCGATTGCTGGATTTGGCCGCCCTGTCTCTATGGCTGCGCCAAGATGCTCTGTGTGCAGGTGTGCCCGTACCTGCGATGCAGTGGAATTTGATTGAAGAGGAGGACTGGGGCAGCAGTTGGAAGATGCACTGGCAGCCTCAAGAAGTGGGCGATCGCTTTTTAATTAATCCAGCTTGGCTCCCCATACCGACTGATATCGATCGCGTTGTCTTGCGTTTAGATCCCGGTGTCGCTTTCGGTACGGGCGCTCACGCTACGACTCAACTGTGTTTGGAGTCGCTGGAAATGCGTCTTGGTTTTGATGACAAAGAATGTGTAGTTGCTGATATCGGCTGCGGATCTGGTATTTTGTCGATCGGCGCCGTTTTGCTGGGCGCGACAAAGGTTTATGCTTTGGATACAGATCCTTTGGCAGTGCGATCGACTATCAGCAACCGACAACTGAACCGCATTAACCCTCAACAGTTGGTTGCAGAGCTCGGAAGTGTCGATCGGCTCATAGAAATGACCGGCGGCCCGATCGACGGTTTGATGTGCAATATTTTAGCAGAAGTAATCATAGATTTGATACCGCAGTTCACCGCCATTAGCAAGCCGACTACTTGGGCAGTTCTCAGCGGCATTTTGCTCGACCAAGCTAAACCAATCGCAGACACTCTCGAACAGCACGGCTGGATTGTCGCTACTCTCTGGAAGCGCCAAGATTGGTGCTGTTTCAATATTCGGCGCAGTTAA